Proteins encoded together in one Hymenobacter monticola window:
- a CDS encoding GIY-YIG nuclease family protein: MAYYVYITTNPARTVLYIGVTNNLRQRLAQHFQNRGIPETFAGKYFCYNLIYAEQYADIDAAIAREKELKGWTRTKKEALITSTNPTREFLIA, encoded by the coding sequence ATGGCCTACTACGTGTACATTACTACAAACCCAGCCCGCACGGTGCTATACATTGGCGTCACCAATAATCTGCGGCAGCGCTTAGCGCAGCATTTCCAAAACCGGGGTATCCCCGAAACCTTCGCAGGAAAGTATTTCTGCTACAATCTCATTTACGCTGAACAATACGCCGACATCGATGCCGCAATAGCGCGCGAAAAGGAATTAAAGGGATGGACTCGCACGAAAAAGGAAGCACTTATTACTTCAACAAATCCTACCAGAGAATTCCTAATAGCTTAA